The DNA region TGAGGCAAACAACATTCCACGCGATACAGAAGCTGCGGAAATCTGGCAGCAAGTATTTAAAGAAAAAGGTATTGATGCGAAAATCGCTGAAATTGGTTCTGGGAAAGATGGTGACGCGCGTGGCATCAAGCCTGGGGAGCGTATCTTTTACTACGACGACAGCGAAAATTGGTGGAGCCGCAATGGGGGTATTGCTACGACACCTATTGGCGATCCGTGCGGTCCTGACAGTGAAGTATTTTATGACTTTGGAGAGCAAAACCACAACCCCGAATTTGGCCTTGCTCATCCTGCGAGTGACGGCGGTCGGTTTATGGAAATCGGCAACCAGGTTTTCATGCAGTATCGTCGCAATGATGACGGCAGCTTCTCGCCGCTTGAAAAGCAGAATGTTGACTACGGCGGAGGCTTGGAGCGTATCGCAGCGGCTGCTATCGACAGCCCTGATGTTTATAAAATCAGCTTGCTGTGGCCAATAATTGAAAAGCTTCAAAAACTCTCTGGCAAGCAATACGAATCTCACACGAACGCGATGCGCGTGATTGCTGATCACCTGCGGGGTGCAACCTTCCTGGCTGTTGACGGCGTAAAACCAAGCAATAAAGAACAGGGCTATGTTATGCGACGGCTGCTTCGTCGTGCGATCCGCTTTGCTTTTGATCTTGGCATCGAACAGAATTTCCTAGAAGAAATTGTTCCGGTCATTGCCGACCTTTACACTGAAGATTACCCCGAGGTAAAACAAGCCCGCGATGAGATCATTGCCACGCTTGTAAAAGAAGAAAAAGCTTTCCGTCAGACGCTCCGAAAAGGACTAAAACAGATGGAAAAGTATGCGACTGAAGGACTTACTGGTGCTGAGCTATTTACCCTGTATGATACCTTTGGTTTTCCTGTAGAGCTCTCTACAGAAGAAGCTTTTAAGCGCAATATTACGCTGAGTCTTACGTGGCAAGAAGAATTCAAAGCTAAGATGCAAGAGCAGCGCGAACGTTCACAAACCGCCGCCAAAGGTACCTTCAAAGGTGGCCTCGGCGGTCAGACGCTCCAGCACAAAAAGTATCATACGGCTACTCACTTAATGTACCAAGCGCTTCGCGATGTCTTGGGTGATCATGTCGTGCAGCGAGGTTCAAACATCACCGAAGAACGTCTCCGGTTTGATTTTTCTCACCCAGAAAAAGTAACTCCAGAACAGCTCAAGCAGGTTGAGGATATCGTGAATGCGCAAATCGCAAAAGACCTCAAAATTTCGTTTGCCGAATATCCAACCAAAGTAGCAATTGAGGAAAAGGGCGCTCTGGGCCAGTTTGGTGACCGCTATGGAGACACGGTTAAAGTATACAAGATGATTGCTGATGACGAAGAAAAGCCATTCAGCTTTGAAGTCTGCGGCGGGCCTCACGTTGACCATACCCTTCAGCTGTTCGAGGATGGCAAAAAGTTCAAGATTATCAAAGAAGAAGCAAGTTCAGCCGGCGTTCGGCGCATTAAAGCCGTATTAGCGTAGTATGCAAAAAGCCGGGAGATAGTATCTACCGGCTCGTCTTCCGCTTGCCCGTCATCGTTGTCGGGCAAGCCCTCTTTTTTGGATGTCACCACGCGAGCGAGCGATTCCTGGCGCGTGCCTGGTGCGGCTCCATTCTCTTGACGACCTTCCCTGTCACGGCGATCGAATTGATGACGATACCCGCCACGCACAACAGCCAGCCGATCTCGTTCACGTAGATCCAAAGCTGCCATCCGATGGATAACGTCGTGAAACGCTCATCGAATACGAGTTTGGCGAGCGGACTGATCTGGTCGAGCGACCAGAAGCAGACGATCAGACAGAGGACCGATCCAACTTCTCGGCTCAGCACCGTGAGAATACTCGGCGGC from Candidatus Saccharimonadales bacterium includes:
- a CDS encoding alanine--tRNA ligase; this encodes MNAQQIRTEYLKFFNDRNHTVIPRAKLVPYNDPTTLFTGSGMQPLIPFLLGEEHPGGVRLVDSQTCIRAQDIEEVGDRTHTTFFEMLGNWSLGDYFKEQQIRWFFEFLTEKVGLDPNKLYVTCFIGDEANNIPRDTEAAEIWQQVFKEKGIDAKIAEIGSGKDGDARGIKPGERIFYYDDSENWWSRNGGIATTPIGDPCGPDSEVFYDFGEQNHNPEFGLAHPASDGGRFMEIGNQVFMQYRRNDDGSFSPLEKQNVDYGGGLERIAAAAIDSPDVYKISLLWPIIEKLQKLSGKQYESHTNAMRVIADHLRGATFLAVDGVKPSNKEQGYVMRRLLRRAIRFAFDLGIEQNFLEEIVPVIADLYTEDYPEVKQARDEIIATLVKEEKAFRQTLRKGLKQMEKYATEGLTGAELFTLYDTFGFPVELSTEEAFKRNITLSLTWQEEFKAKMQEQRERSQTAAKGTFKGGLGGQTLQHKKYHTATHLMYQALRDVLGDHVVQRGSNITEERLRFDFSHPEKVTPEQLKQVEDIVNAQIAKDLKISFAEYPTKVAIEEKGALGQFGDRYGDTVKVYKMIADDEEKPFSFEVCGGPHVDHTLQLFEDGKKFKIIKEEASSAGVRRIKAVLA